The DNA region AAAAATCCCCCTTCTTCAATTTTTGTTATCATTAAACCAATTTCATCCATATGAGCAGCTAACATAATTTTAGGCCCATTACCACTTCCCTTTTTATAACCAATAACATTACCTAATTTGTCTATTTTAGTCTGATCACATAATCTATGGAAGTAATCATTTATCTTAAGACCCACCTTAAGTTCATATCCTGAAACTCCCATAATTTCAGTTATTTCTCGTAAAAAATCCTTTGTTTCCAAAATTCTAACCTCCTTTATGTCCTTTATATTTTGTTATATAACAAGGAGAAGACCTTCAGCCTTCCCCTTAGGCATATTATTTAATTCTACAATAAATTTAAAAACCCTTTATTTTATCCCCATTATTATAAATATTAACCCTCTTTAACTTTAATTTAGATAAAAAAATCTTAAAATATATGCCAGTAGTTAATAAAACTATTCCAATAAAACCTATAGCTAAATATTCTTTTATTGACCAATTAAAAATATAGCTAATTATTAAAAGATAAACATAGCAAGTGTTAAATTTGCCCCAAAAATTAGCTGATATAACAACTTTAGTGTAGAGATAGTTAATTAGACCTCCAAGAATCATAAAAGCTTCTCTGATCATTATA from Anaerobranca gottschalkii DSM 13577 includes:
- a CDS encoding CDP-alcohol phosphatidyltransferase family protein, with the protein product MNWPNLITLFRLFLIPIYLTVLPNISYSYKHFFSLFIITIGALLDILDGYIARKYSLVTDLGTVLDPLADKLLLVTVGIGLWLNEKLPLWLIIFIMIREAFMILGGLINYLYTKVVISANFWGKFNTCYVYLLIISYIFNWSIKEYLAIGFIGIVLLTTGIYFKIFLSKLKLKRVNIYNNGDKIKGF